In Patagioenas fasciata isolate bPatFas1 chromosome 2, bPatFas1.hap1, whole genome shotgun sequence, a single window of DNA contains:
- the ARHGAP21 gene encoding rho GTPase-activating protein 21 isoform X1, whose protein sequence is MATRWAAGPPGGDGDNEPPPGGGNGAGGQASKNKDGKEQSEVISPSEEEETFSWPGPKTVKLRRTSQGFGFTLRHFIVYPPESAVQFSFKDEENGNRQGKQRNRLEPMDTIFVKQVKEGGPAFEAGLCTGDRIIKVNGESVIGKTYSQVIALIQNSDSILELSVMPKDEDILQLLQFTKDVTALAYSQDAYLKGNEAYSGNAHNIPEPPPICYPRLTSTASVKAQAADKLSSDFSLGKQQVSRPVRALAQPERAYRMEIQVPPSPTDIAKSNTAVCVCNETVRTVIVPSEKAVDLPSCRNNHAGPSHRTEEVRYGLKDQASLKARATSPPSSVSTAIVLPQTPITRPVDPTGTLSKASNYIVCPEGIPSTRPPAQPTDSPSVSTNHYSSPTSHQHIDWKTYKTYKEYIDNRRMHMYGSRTIQERLDSLRAASQNTTDYNQVVPNRTASQVRRRSTSHDRVPQSVQIRQRSVSQERLEDPVLMKEWPRSASQDTLTSPSVNARNHRARSWDYLSKQGEVLENFHSESLIADTNGDRRKTYKWTGFTEQDDRRGIYERSRQHAFHMSLRGQNFSMTPSAYISDSRRTGSRASLPGSHFQKGPPDIKTLQSSRDLQTPGGVSKPTAVSQERLSLTPARSSKSSSLKSSAPYAAKPLFPHNQGLDAIASKDQRTVNHLHQSGLLNQQSRIRAEGAPDHKTETGKTIQPSSLSSASARLVQPTSESLTTSDNIDGSIRQKIHDFKREDVHEPESLQTGVQENDKDTVVMRDKSPSGHQTPQPLRHQSYILAVNDQEAASDTTCWLPNDARREVHIKRIEERKASGSSPPGDSLASIPFIDEPTSPSIDHDIAHIPASAVISASASQAPAVATVPPSPTSPIPLIRRQLSHDHESIRPSVLDSQPAAKTERSKSYDEGLDDYREEGKSSIKHVSSLKGIKVPDSQKSSEDSGSRKDSSSEVFSDASKEGWLHFRQLVTDKGKRVGGSIRPWKQLYVVLRGHSLYLYKDKKEQMTPSEEEQPISINACLIDISYCETKRKNVFRLTTSDCEYLFQAEDRDNMLAWIKAIQDNSNLNDEDTGVTSRDLISRRIKEYSTMMSSSSSKTEPSPKTPRQSLSIRQTLLGTKAEQRTQSPHSPKDESDRKLLTKDETSPPKDKGTWRKGIPSIMRKTFEKKPSAVGTFGVRLDDCPPAHSNKYIPLIVDICCKLVEERGLEYTGIYRVPGNNAAISSMQEELNKGMTDIDVHDDKWRDLNVISSLLKSFFRKLPEPLFTNDKYADFIDANRKEDPVERLKTLKRLIHDLPEHHYETLKFLSAHLKTVAENSEKNKMEPRNLAIVFGPTLVRTSDDNMTHMVTHMPDQYKIVETLIQKHDWFFTEDDAEEPLTAVQEENTVESQPVPNIDHLLTNIGRTGVSPGDVSDSATSDSAKSKGSWGSGKDQYSKELLVSSIFAAASRKRKKTKEKPQPSSSEDELDNVFFKKELAEQCRGDTTKEDIAKGEYERERDIGRKQRMFVLKEKENSSKKDGHVVKDEKKSLKKESVPSEEPSLPYHEKCTKSPNLSCLQTTQKNNPKTPISQSSQVEETVSDSGTILSTSSQASQHRYSGKNVTSPEIKHNEFLAADVSSITSDYSTTSSTIYLTGLDASMMSPEVQSVTESKGEDADDERSELISEGRPMETDSESDFPVFATSAAAERLAKGKAAEVVKTSRRNSEESEVSCTEGSSTPKLESRRLFSSHKLIECDTLSRRKSARHKTDSEGSGDAKSEKDLPTVTKMFDIMKKGRSTSSLATSARSEADKQEPTWRLKITDRLKLRLKSSADDMFGVGNQKANSAETTKRKNIRRRHTLGGQRDFAEISVLNAWKAQEPSQSREKESELSAVNRLKPKCPAQDLSISDWLARERLRTSTTDLNTGETGKPRLENTSLADASKVDLPPSAEMQADEGSSSSSLTLINRAPPSGPFQPPDQVNGENYQNMNKNNFSPAVDAHPHKLSGTQVVRSRFYQYL, encoded by the exons TGACAGCATACTGGAACTCAGTGTTATGCCAAAAGATGAGGACATCCTTCAATTG CTGCAGTTTACAAAGGATGTCACAGCACTG GCGTATTCCCAAGATGCCTACCTGAAAGGCAACGAAGCCTATAGTGGTAATGCCCACAACATACCTGAACCACCGCCAATATGTTATCCGCGCctgacatccacagcttctgtgAAGGCACAAGCTGCTGACAAGCTATCTTCTGACTTCTCGCTGGGGAAACAGCAAGTCAGCAGACCAGTACGGGCATTGGCACAGCCAGAGAGGGCCTACAGAATGGAAATACAAGTGCCTCCATCACCAACAGACATTGCAAAATCAAATACTGCTGTGTGCGTTTGCAATGAAACTGTACGGACTGTTATTGTGCCTTCTGAGAAGGCTGTAGATTTGCCATCTTGTAGAAATAACCATGCTGGTCCGTCACACAGGACAGAGGAAGTAAGATATGGCTTAAAAGATCAAGCCAGTCTAAAAGCACGGGCCACATCGCCACCTTCTTCAGTGTCCACTGCCATTGTACTTCCCCAGACTCCAATAACAAGACCAGTTGATCCCACTGGAACACTAAGTAAAGCTTCGAATTATATAGTATGTCCAGAAGGAATCCCAAGCACAAGACCTCCTGCTCAACCCACAGATTCGCCCTCAGTCTCTACTAatcattacagttctccaacgtCCCACCAGCATATAGACTGGAAGACCTACAAAACTTACAAAGAGTACATTGATAATAGGCGCATGCACATGTATGGCTCCCGGACAATACAGGAAAGGTTGGATAGCTTAAGAGCAGCTTCTCAGAATACAACTGATTATAATCAAGTGGTGCCAAATCGCACTGCTTCCCAGGTACGGCGCAGGAGCACCTCTCACGACAGGGTTCCACAGTCTGTTCAGATTCGGCAGAGAAGTGTGTCCCAGGAAAGACTCGAAGACCCCGTACTGATGAAGGAGTGGCCGCGAAGTGCTTCGCAGGATACTCTAACTTCACCTTCCGTTAATGCTAGGAATCACAGGGCTCGATCATGGGATTATCTCAGCAAACAGGGTGAAGTGCTAGAAAACTTTCATTCTGAGAGTCTGATTGCGGATACTAATGGAGATAGGAGAAAGACTTACAAGTGGACAGGGTTTACTGAACAAGATGATCGGCGAGGTATTTATGAGAGATCCAGGCAGCATGCATTTCATATGTCCCTTCGAGGTCAAAATTTTTCTATGACTCCGAGTGCTTATATTTCAGACAGCAGGAGAACAGGTAGTAGAGCTTCTCTGCCTGGTTCTCATTTTCAGAAAGGTCCACCAGATATAAAAACGTTGCAGTCTTCTCGAGATCTGCAAACTCCTGGGGGAGTTTCAAAACCTACAGCTGTTTCACAAGAGAGATTGTCTCTCACACCAGCCAGAAGTTCTAAAAGTAGCTCTTTGAAGAGCTCTGCTCCCTATGCAGCAAAACCATTGTTTCCCCATAACCAGGGCCTGGATGCTATTGCCAGCAAAGACCAAAGAACAGTAAATCACTTGCATCAGAGTGGTCTGTTAAACCAACAGTCAAGGATCCGAGCAGAAGGTGCCCCAGATCACAAAACAGAAACTGGCAAAACCATCCAACCCTCCTCTCTGTCTTCAGCTTCTGCCAGACTTGTTCAGCCAACGAGTGAGAGTTTAACTACCTCTGACAACATAGATGGTTCCATCAGACAAAAGATTCATGATTTCAAAAGGGAAGATGTCCATGAGCCTGAAAGTCTGCAAACAGGTGTTCAGGAAAATGACAAAGATACAGTGGTCATGCGGGACAAGTCACCTTCTGGCCACCAGACTCCACAGCCTTTGAGACATCAGTCCTACATTCTTGCTGTAAATGACCAGGAGGCAGCCTCAGACACTACCTGTTGGTTACCGAATGATGCTCGAAGAGAAGTCCACATAAAAAGAATAGAAGAAAGGAAAGCATCAGGTTCCAGCCCACCTGGTGACTCCCTGGCTTCTATTCCATTTATTG ATGAACCGACTAGTCCTAGTATTGACCATGATATTGCACACATTCCTGCTTCTGCTGTTATTTCTGCATCTGCTTCTCAAGCACCAGCTGTAGCAACTGTTCCTCCCAGTCCCACATCTCCAATCCCTTTAATTCGTCGACAGCTTTCACATGATCATG AATCTATCCGGCCTAGTGTCCTGGATAGCCAACCTGCTGCAAAAACGGAGAGATCAAAGTCATATGATGAAGGACTGGATGACTACAGAGAAGAGGGAAAATC atCCATTAAGCATGTATCTAGTTTAAAGGGGATTAAG GTCCCAGACAGCCAGAAATCTTCAGAAGACTCTGGTTCCCGAAAAGATTCTTCTTCAGAGGTCTTCAGCGATGCATCCAAGGAAGGATGGCTCCATTTTCGTCAGCTTGTTACAGACAAGGGGAAG CGAGTTGGTGGGAGCATTCGGCCATGGAAGCAATTATATGTTGTTCTTCGAGGTCATTCACTTTATTTGTACAAGGATAAAAAGGAACAAATGACCCCGTCTGAAGAAGAACAACCTATAAGCATCAATGCATGTTTGATAGACATCTCATACTGTGAAACCAAGAGGAAAAATGTGTTTAGACTCACCACATCAGACTGCGAGTATCTGTTTCAAGCTGAGGACAGAGATAATATGTTAGCATGGATTAAAGCAATACAAGACAACAGCAACTTAAATGACGAG GACACTGGTGTCACTAGTAGAGATCTAATTAGTCGAAGGATTAAAGAATACAGTACAATGATGAG TTCTTCAAGCAGCAAAACAGAACCATCTCCCAAAACACCTCGCCAGAGTCTGAGTATCAGACAGACTCTGCTTGGAACTAAAGCAGAACAGAGGACCCAGAGTCCCCATTCTCCCAAGGATGAGTCTGACAGGAAACTTCTCACTAAAG atgagACAAGCCCACCAAAAGACAAGGGGACGTGGAGAAAAGGCATTCCAAGTATTATGAGGAAGACATTTGAAAAGAAGCCATCTGCTGTAGGAACATTTGGTGTTAGACTAGATGACTGCCCCCCAGCTCATTCCAACAAG tatattcCACTGATTGTTGATATATGCTGTAAACTGGTTGAAGAAAGAGGTCTTGAGTATACAGGTATTTACAGAGTTCCTGGAAATAATGCTGCCATCTCAAGTATGCAAGAAGAGCTCAACAAAGGAATGACTGACATTGATGTTCACGATGAT AAATGGCGAGACTTGAATGTGATAAGCAGTTTGCTGAAATCCTTCTTCAGAAAGCTCCCAGAACCCCTTTTTACCAATG ATAAATATGCAGATTTTATAGATGCTAATAGAAAAGAAGATCCTGTTGAACGTCTGAAAACACTGAAGAGACTG ATTCATGATTTACCTGAACATCATTATGAGACTCTCAAGTTTCTTTCTGCACACTTGAAGACAGTAGCAGAGAACTCAGAAAAGAACAAG ATGGAACCAAGAAACCTGGCAATAGTATTTGGTCCAACACTTGTGAGGACATCTGATGATAACATGACACACATGGTTACGCACATGCCAGACCAATATAAAATTGTAGAAACACTCATCCAAAAA cATGACTGGTTTTTCACAGAAGATGATGCTGAAGAACCTCTT ACAGCAGTTCAGGAGGAAAACACTGTAGAATCTCAGCCAGTGCCAAACATAGATCATTTACTCACCAACATTGGAAGAACGGGAGTATCTCCTGGAGACGTATCAG ATTCAGCTACTAGTGACTCAGCAAAATCTAAG gGTTCTTGGGGTTCTGGAAAGGATCAGTATAGCAAGGAACTGCTTGTGTCCTCCATTTTTGCAGCAGCTAGTCGCAAgcggaaaaaaacaaaagagaaaccaCAACCAAGCAGCTCAGAGGATGAGTTGGATAATGTGTTTTTCAAGAAGGAGCTTGCAGAACAATGTCGTGGTGACACTACAAAAGAGGACATAGCTAAAGGGGAATATGAAAGGGAGAGGGACATAGGGAGAAAACAGAGGATGTTTGTCCTGAAGGAAAAAGAGAACAGCAGTAAAAAAGATGGGCATGTTGTAAAGGATGAAAAGAAGTCATTAAAGAAAGAAAGTGTCCCGTCAGAGGAACCTTCACTGCCTTACCATGAAAAATGTACAAAATCACCGAATCTCAGCTGTCTGCAAACCACGCAGAAGAATAACCCAAAAACGCCTATTTCACAATCTTCCCAGGTTGAGGAGACAGTGTCTGACTCGGGCACTATTCTCAGCACTTCCTCCCAGGCTTCTCAGCACAGATACTCAGGCAAAAATGTAACCAGCCCTGAAATTAAACACAATGAGTTTTTAGCAGCTGATGTTAGTTCTATCACCTCAGATTATTCAACTACTTCATCTACTATATACCTAACTGGGTTAGACGCCAGCATGATGAGCCCTGAGGTGCAGTCGGTGACAGAAAGCAAAGGAGAAGATGCTGATGACGAAAGAAGCGAGTTGATCAGCGAAGGGCGTCCTATGGAGACAGACAGTGAAAGTGACTTCCCTGTGTTTGCCACCAGTGCTGCTGCAGAGAGGTTGGCCAAGGGGAAAGCCGCAGAAGTGGTGAAGACCAGTCGGAGGAACTCTGAAGAAAGCGAAGTAAGTTGTACTGAGGGAAGTTCAACACCAAAGTTAGAGAGTCGCAGACTTTTTAGCTCACACAAGCTTATTGAATGTGATACACTGTCTAGGAGAAAGTCTGCACGGCACAAAACAGACAGTGAGGGTTCAGGGGATGCAAAGAGCGAGAAGGACTTGCCTACTGTGACCAAAATGTTTGACATCATGAAAAAAGGAAGATCAACAAGCAGTTTAGCTACATCGGCCAGAAGTGAGGCTGATAAACAAGAGCCTACCTGGAGACTTAAAATTACAGATAGGTTAAAGCTGCGGCTCAAATCATCTGCAGATGACATGTTTGGAGTTGGGAATCAAAAAGCTAACTCTGCAGAGactacaaagagaaaaaatatcagGCGAAGGCATACGCTTGGAGGACAGAGGGATTTTGCCGAAATAAGTGTCCTGAATGCTTGGAAAGCTCAAGAGCCAAGtcaaagcagagagaaagaatCTGAGCTCTCAGCTGTGAACCGGTTGAAGCCAAAGTGTCCGGCGCAGGACCTCTCCATCTCAGACTGGCTCGCACGAGAACGTTTACGCACTAGCACAACTGACCTTAATACGGGTGAAACTGGAAAGCCCAGACTTGAGAACACTAGCTTAGCAGATGCATCAAAGGTGGATCTGCCTCCCTCTGCAGAGATGCAGGCAGATGAAGGCAGTTCTTCCAGCAGTTTGACTTTAATTAATCGAGCACCACCTTCGGGACCATTTCAGCCACCAGACCAGGTGAATGGTGAAAATTATCAGAATATGAACAAAAACAACTTCAGCCCAGCAGTTGATGCCCATCCTCATAAACTGTCTGGGACCCAAGTGGTTAGATCTCGATTCTATCAGTATCTTTGA